A window of Mucilaginibacter sp. PAMC 26640 contains these coding sequences:
- a CDS encoding zinc carboxypeptidase, whose product MIKKLLLIFLAVVSMSATFAQSIQSPEAFLGYKPGEQFTPHYRIAEYFKYIATASKNVKLQQFGTTNEGRPLLAMFIASDENIGRLEEIRHNNLKLAGLESGAANLPEAPVILWLSYNVHGNEPASSEAAMWTLYDLVDPANTRTKAWLKNMLVVIDPCLNPDGRDRYVNFYNSVKAGKPDPTPTAREHSEPWPGGRVNHYYFDLNRDWAWQAQKETQARVGLYNQWLPEVHVDYHEQGINAPYYFAPAAEPYHKDITQWQRDFQVTIGKNNAKDFDKNGWMYFTKQEFDLLYPSYGDTYPLYNGSIGMTYEQGGIGGGLSVITRSGDTLTLVQRVAHHHSTGISTIETVSNNSAKLLSEFKKFYNDGKTNPPGQFKTYVIKNDNNEKVDQLAKMLSRNGIQFGYGLASKSVTGYDYFSGKTGTYNVDGNDLVISAYQPKAVLLNVLMEPTTFIADSATYDITAWALPYAYGLRAYGVKASFKPASASWNVAKPQPLVNTHAYAYVSAWQSVADVKFLAALLNKGIKVRYSEKPFEAGGKKFTAGSLLVTRAGNNRADFDQVVTQLAADMGHELTPLASGFVDKGNDIGSDAVHAIRQPRVMLVAGDGVNSEAMGEVWHLFEQQIGYPVSLVKYQDLGRTKLSDFDVAIFPDGRYENFPSEKLIGWVRDGGRLIAIDNAVSLLADKKDLSLKKKEDKKDDKGKEKPAEVKVYANRERDAISSSIPGAIFKLNLDNTHPLGFGLPNYYYSLKMNDDVYEMLGDGGWNVGTVKKDAYVSGFAGAASKAKVANGMLLGVQSLGRGSVVYMVDDPLFRSFWENGKLLFSNAVFMVGQ is encoded by the coding sequence ATGATAAAAAAATTACTCCTGATTTTCCTGGCTGTCGTTTCGATGTCAGCAACCTTTGCGCAAAGCATTCAATCGCCCGAGGCGTTTTTGGGTTATAAGCCCGGTGAGCAGTTTACACCGCATTACCGCATTGCAGAATACTTTAAATATATTGCTACGGCATCAAAAAATGTTAAGCTACAGCAATTTGGTACCACCAACGAGGGGCGGCCGCTGCTGGCCATGTTTATTGCTTCTGATGAAAACATAGGCCGGCTGGAAGAGATCCGTCATAATAACTTAAAACTGGCTGGTTTGGAGAGCGGTGCAGCAAACCTGCCCGAGGCTCCGGTGATTTTATGGCTAAGCTATAACGTGCACGGTAACGAGCCGGCATCCAGCGAAGCAGCCATGTGGACGCTGTATGACCTGGTTGATCCGGCAAATACCCGTACCAAAGCCTGGTTGAAAAACATGCTGGTGGTTATCGACCCATGTTTGAACCCGGATGGTCGTGACCGCTATGTGAACTTCTACAACTCGGTTAAAGCAGGTAAGCCCGACCCAACGCCTACCGCGCGCGAACACTCGGAACCATGGCCGGGTGGCCGGGTAAATCATTATTACTTTGATTTGAACCGCGATTGGGCATGGCAGGCACAAAAGGAAACGCAGGCCAGGGTTGGTTTATATAACCAATGGCTGCCCGAAGTACATGTGGATTACCACGAGCAGGGGATAAATGCACCTTACTATTTTGCACCCGCTGCAGAACCCTATCATAAGGATATTACGCAATGGCAGCGCGATTTCCAGGTAACCATTGGCAAAAACAACGCTAAAGATTTTGATAAAAATGGATGGATGTATTTTACCAAGCAAGAATTTGATCTGCTTTATCCATCCTACGGTGATACTTACCCCTTATATAACGGCTCCATCGGGATGACGTATGAGCAGGGGGGCATCGGTGGCGGCCTTTCGGTAATTACCCGAAGCGGCGATACGCTAACGCTGGTGCAGCGGGTGGCGCATCACCATTCAACAGGTATCAGTACCATTGAAACGGTATCAAATAATTCGGCTAAGCTGCTTTCTGAGTTTAAGAAATTTTATAACGACGGTAAAACCAATCCGCCGGGCCAGTTTAAAACCTACGTTATCAAAAATGATAACAATGAGAAGGTTGATCAGCTGGCGAAAATGCTGAGCAGAAACGGTATCCAGTTTGGTTATGGCCTGGCCAGCAAAAGCGTAACCGGCTATGATTACTTCAGCGGTAAAACCGGAACCTATAATGTAGATGGCAACGATTTGGTGATCAGCGCCTATCAGCCCAAAGCAGTTTTGTTAAATGTGCTGATGGAGCCAACCACCTTTATTGCCGATTCGGCTACCTATGATATTACCGCCTGGGCTTTGCCTTACGCTTACGGTTTACGCGCTTACGGTGTGAAAGCATCATTCAAACCGGCTAGCGCCAGCTGGAATGTGGCTAAACCACAGCCGTTGGTCAACACCCATGCCTACGCCTATGTATCAGCATGGCAATCTGTTGCAGATGTTAAATTCCTGGCAGCGCTTTTAAATAAGGGCATTAAAGTGCGTTATTCTGAAAAGCCGTTTGAGGCAGGCGGCAAGAAATTTACAGCCGGATCTTTACTGGTTACCCGTGCCGGCAACAACCGCGCAGATTTTGACCAGGTAGTAACGCAATTAGCCGCCGATATGGGGCATGAGCTTACGCCACTGGCATCGGGCTTTGTGGATAAAGGCAATGATATCGGTTCAGATGCGGTGCACGCAATTCGCCAGCCGCGGGTAATGCTGGTAGCCGGCGACGGGGTGAATTCTGAAGCGATGGGCGAGGTTTGGCACTTGTTTGAGCAGCAGATCGGCTACCCTGTTTCCCTTGTTAAATACCAGGACCTGGGCCGCACCAAACTATCAGACTTTGACGTAGCTATTTTTCCCGATGGCAGATATGAGAATTTCCCATCCGAAAAGTTAATTGGTTGGGTACGCGACGGCGGCCGTTTGATCGCCATAGACAATGCAGTATCGCTATTGGCTGATAAAAAAGACCTGTCATTAAAAAAGAAAGAAGATAAAAAGGACGATAAAGGCAAAGAGAAGCCGGCGGAAGTTAAAGTATATGCTAACCGCGAACGCGACGCAATTTCTTCCAGTATCCCGGGTGCTATTTTCAAGCTAAACCTGGATAACACCCATCCGCTGGGTTTCGGCTTGCCAAACTACTATTACTCCCTTAAAATGAACGACGACGTTTACGAGATGCTCGGCGATGGCGGCTGGAATGTGGGTACGGTAAAAAAAGATGCTTATGTATCCGGCTTTGCCGGTGCAGCATCAAAGGCCAAAGTAGCTAATGGGATGCTGCTGGGCGTTCAGTCGCTTGGGCGCGGCTCGGTAGTGTATATGGTAGACGACCCCTTGTTCCGCAGCTTCTGGGAAAATGGCAAGCTGCTGTTCAGCAATGCCGTTTTTATGGTAGGGCAGTAG